A stretch of the Lolium perenne isolate Kyuss_39 chromosome 3, Kyuss_2.0, whole genome shotgun sequence genome encodes the following:
- the LOC127338631 gene encoding uncharacterized protein, whose protein sequence is MAPVKGGGGGDLANEVVVSMPVHCEGCARKMRRSLLRTEGFEEVIVSNSTNTVVVTGQKALEDPMMVVDRVERRTRKKALLLSPSPAKLPPPSAVKNKDTKKEAAKADMKNDVTELDMKMGVVMKIEMHCEACSEEMKRRILNIKGVEEAVPHMKSSELMVKGAVEPATLVGFIHKCTGKKAAIIRAEPLDPPPAAAAMMGGQTPADANAKQQEPSDNLKEKNEGVKEETKQEAKTGGGGGGEVQNVDEKTKTEIQDKGDGDGVEKEKTQVHMPNDAIDGVVEEKNQTKDHQFKLPVQDAVVAVAPEADLYEYYYHPPYAYAYPHYAYQQYQYPYAGHPAAMYRPYPHYPPAPQTLSDENPEACTIM, encoded by the exons ATGGCGCCGGTGaagggtggcggtggcggtgacctgGCAAACGAGGTGGTGGTAAGCATGCCGGTGCACTGCGAGGGCTGCGCCAGGAAGATGCGACGGTCTCTGCTGCGCACCGAGG GGTTTGAGGAGGTGATCGTCAGTAACTCGACCAACACGGTCGTCGTGACTGGCCAGAAGGCACTGGAGGACCCGATGATGGTGGTCGACAGGGTCGAGAGGAGGACGAGGAAGAAGGCGCTGCTTCTCAGCCCATCGCCGGCCAAATTGCCGCCACCATCAGCGGTGAAAAATAAGGATACGAAGAAAGAGGCCGCAAAGGCAGACATGAAAAACGATGTAACGGAGCTGGATATG AAAATGGGTGTAGTGATGAAGATAGAAATGCATTGTGAAGCTTGCAGCGAGGAGATGAAAAGGAGGATCCTCAACATAAAAG GAGTGGAGGAAGCGGTGCCACACATGAAATCTTCAGAGCTGATGGTGAAAGGGGCAGTTGAGCCAGCAACCCTGGTAGGATTCATCCACAAGTGCACGGGAAAGAAAGCTGCCATCATCAGGGCAGAGCCCCTGGATCCGCCGCCAGCAGCAGCGGCGATGATGGGCGGCCAAACACCAGCGGATGccaatgcaaagcaacaagaaccATCTGACAATCTGAAGGAGAAAAATGAAGGTGTAAAAGAGGAGACCAAACAAGAGGCGAAAACAGGGGGAGGAGGTGGAGGGGAGGTGCAAAATGTCGACGAGAAGACCAAAACTGAGATACAAGATAAAGGGGATGGAGATGGAGTTGAGAAGGAGAAAACCCAAGTGCATATGCCAAATGACGCGATCGATGGAGTTGTAGAGGAGAAGAACCAAACGAAGGATCACCAGTTCAAACTGCCTGTGCAGGATGCGGTTGTTGCGGTAGCGCCCGAGGCTGACCTCTACGAATACTACTACCACCCACCCTATGCTTACGCATACCCGCACTATGCGTATCAGCAGTATCAGTACCCATATGCTGGCCATCCAGCGGCAATGTATCGTCCGTATCCGCACTACCCACCGGCACCGCAGACACTCAGCGATGAGAACCCAGAAGCATGCACCATCATGTAA